A genomic window from Balaenoptera acutorostrata chromosome 20, mBalAcu1.1, whole genome shotgun sequence includes:
- the LOC103017106 gene encoding histone H3.3A — protein MARTKQTARKSTGGKAPRKQLATKAARKSAPSTGGVKKPHRYRPGTVALREIRRYQKSTELLIRKLPFQRLVREIAQDFKTDLRFQSAAIGALQEASEAYLVGLFEDTNLCAIHAKRVTIMPKDIQLARRIRGERA, from the exons ATGGCCCGAACCAAGCAGACTGCTCGTAAGTCCACGGGTGGCAAAGCGCCCCGCAAACAGCTGGCCACGAAAGCGGCCAGGAAAAGCGCTCCCTCTACCGGCGGGGTGAAAAAACCTCATCGCTACAG GCCCGGGACCGTTGCGCTTCGAGAAATCCGTCGTTACCAGAAATCCACGGAGCTTCTGATCCGGAAGCTGCCTTTCCAGAGGTTGGTGAGGGAGATCGCCCAGGATTTCAAAACCGACTTGAGGTTCCAGAGTGCCGCCATTGGTGCGCTTCAG GAGGCTAGTGAGGCGTACCTGGTGGGTTTATTTGAAGATACTAATCTGTGTGCCATCCACGCTAAGAGAGTCACCATCATGCCCAAAGACATCCAGTTGGCTCGCCGGATACGGGGGGAGAGAGCTTAA